The following are from one region of the Erwinia billingiae Eb661 genome:
- a CDS encoding LysR substrate-binding domain-containing protein, translated as MSRRTLPLNAIHAFIVTARHLNLTRAAGELCITQGAVSRKIASLENWLGFALFDRHARGLTLTAQGASLLPAMKTPFEQMMQAAEQASKTHGVIRLKAPTCAMRWLVPKLVALEQAQPDLHVSLTSTVDHSTQLDNHDVAILYGSQPAGSCRLFDEELTPVIAASLQPEKPMAVSDLSGFTFLHPTADGRDWQLWLSQQPSAVLLKRNQHFDTMDLAISAAIQGFGVTVADVTLIAADLAMKRLIAPFSETVKTGAVYSLIQRPPEEAPPQLAALVAWLCQR; from the coding sequence ATGTCACGGCGCACGCTCCCGCTCAATGCAATTCATGCCTTCATTGTCACTGCCAGGCACCTGAATCTGACCCGCGCTGCCGGGGAACTGTGCATCACCCAGGGCGCCGTTAGCCGCAAAATTGCTTCGCTTGAGAACTGGCTGGGGTTTGCGCTGTTTGATCGCCACGCCCGTGGCCTGACCCTCACCGCTCAGGGCGCCAGCCTGCTTCCCGCAATGAAAACCCCCTTCGAACAGATGATGCAGGCGGCCGAACAGGCCAGCAAAACCCATGGCGTGATCCGGCTGAAGGCACCGACCTGTGCCATGCGCTGGCTGGTGCCTAAACTGGTGGCGCTGGAGCAGGCGCAACCCGATCTCCACGTCTCGCTGACCAGCACCGTCGACCACAGCACCCAGCTGGATAATCATGACGTGGCGATCCTGTACGGGAGCCAGCCGGCCGGCAGTTGCCGGTTGTTTGATGAGGAACTGACGCCGGTTATCGCCGCCAGCCTGCAGCCTGAAAAACCGATGGCAGTCAGCGATCTCTCAGGCTTCACTTTTTTGCATCCCACGGCCGACGGGCGTGACTGGCAGCTGTGGTTAAGCCAGCAGCCGTCAGCGGTGTTGCTGAAGCGCAACCAGCATTTCGATACCATGGATTTGGCGATCAGCGCGGCGATTCAGGGATTTGGCGTGACGGTGGCCGATGTGACCCTGATCGCAGCGGATCTGGCGATGAAGAGGCTGATCGCCCCGTTCAGTGAGACGGTGAAAACGGGCGCAGTCTACAGTCTGATCCAGCGCCCGCCGGAAGAAGCGCCACCGCAGCTGGCTGCATTGGTGGCGTGGTTATGCCAGCGGTGA
- a CDS encoding pyridoxal phosphate-dependent aminotransferase translates to MTIKSSVQQRSKLPDVGTTIFAVIGQLSAQHNAINLSQGAPNFPCDEALINGVTKAMEQGHNQYAPMTGLGALKEVLASKVQTLYGQQYDAASEVLITGSASQGIYAAIGGLVHSGDEVIFFEPAFDSYAPVVRLQGGVPVGLKLQVPDFAIDWDEVRASITPRTRMIIINTPHNPSAQVLSRADLDQLAAITRNTNIVVLSDEVYEHILFDGRQHQGMATHPELAQRSVIVSSFGKTFHVTGWRVGYCLAPAELMEEMVKVHQFMMYSADTPMQVAFADYLREPANYLGLGEFYQRKRDMLAELMKASPFTLLPSAGSFFMLASYADFSDESDSEMVKRLIVDHGVATIPLSAFYTDGTDNKLIRLSFAKDEATLKAGAQALCQVKPR, encoded by the coding sequence ATGACCATCAAATCCTCTGTACAGCAGCGTTCAAAATTACCGGATGTTGGCACCACCATTTTCGCCGTGATCGGCCAACTTTCTGCCCAGCATAACGCCATTAACCTGTCCCAGGGCGCACCCAACTTCCCGTGCGACGAGGCTTTGATCAACGGCGTCACCAAAGCCATGGAGCAGGGGCATAACCAGTATGCGCCGATGACCGGACTGGGAGCGCTGAAAGAGGTGTTAGCCAGCAAGGTGCAGACGCTGTATGGCCAGCAGTATGACGCGGCCAGCGAAGTGCTGATCACCGGCAGCGCCAGCCAGGGGATTTATGCGGCAATCGGTGGTCTGGTGCACAGTGGCGACGAAGTGATCTTCTTCGAGCCGGCATTTGACAGCTATGCGCCGGTGGTTCGCTTGCAGGGCGGCGTGCCGGTCGGTCTGAAGCTGCAGGTGCCGGATTTCGCCATCGACTGGGATGAAGTTCGCGCCTCAATTACGCCGCGCACGCGGATGATTATCATCAACACCCCGCACAACCCGAGTGCTCAGGTGCTGTCGCGGGCCGATCTTGATCAGCTGGCGGCCATCACCCGCAACACCAATATCGTGGTGCTGTCCGATGAAGTCTATGAACATATCCTGTTTGATGGTCGTCAACATCAGGGCATGGCAACGCACCCGGAGCTGGCTCAACGCAGCGTGATCGTTTCATCGTTTGGCAAAACCTTCCACGTGACCGGCTGGCGTGTTGGCTATTGCCTGGCCCCGGCGGAGCTGATGGAAGAGATGGTCAAGGTTCACCAGTTTATGATGTATTCCGCCGACACCCCGATGCAGGTTGCCTTTGCGGATTACCTGCGCGAACCGGCTAACTATCTCGGACTGGGGGAGTTTTATCAGCGTAAGCGCGACATGCTGGCGGAACTGATGAAAGCGTCGCCATTTACGCTGCTGCCGTCAGCAGGTTCGTTCTTTATGTTGGCCAGCTATGCAGATTTCAGTGACGAATCTGACAGCGAAATGGTAAAACGTTTGATTGTTGATCACGGTGTAGCAACTATCCCACTTTCGGCGTTCTACACGGATGGTACTGACAATAAATTGATCCGTCTCTCTTTCGCAAAAGACGAAGCCACACTGAAGGCGGGCGCTCAGGCGCTGTGCCAGGTGAAGCCTCGCTAA
- a CDS encoding transporter substrate-binding domain-containing protein, which translates to MKKLNALFVAVGLLSSMSALAQETLRYGLESQYPPFESRNASGELEGFDIELGKAICQAGNFKCSWVESSFDALIPALAAKKFDAINSAMNITEARMKSIGFTKPIYRIPSQLIGKSGSGLQPTVDSLKGKNIGVLQGSVQETFAKKHWEPQGVTVTSYQDQNQVYNDMVAGRLDGTLVMSAAGQSGFLEKPQGKGFAFAGGAVEDTQILGVGIGFGLRKDDAKRKQELDAAITKVQADGTVTKLAAKFFPGIDVAVKE; encoded by the coding sequence ATGAAGAAACTGAATGCACTGTTTGTGGCTGTAGGCCTGCTGTCTTCCATGTCTGCACTGGCGCAGGAAACGCTGCGTTACGGTCTGGAATCGCAGTATCCGCCATTCGAAAGCCGCAACGCCTCCGGTGAGCTGGAAGGGTTCGATATCGAGCTGGGCAAAGCGATTTGCCAGGCGGGCAATTTTAAATGTAGCTGGGTAGAAAGCAGCTTTGATGCACTGATCCCGGCACTGGCGGCGAAGAAATTCGACGCCATTAACTCGGCGATGAACATCACCGAAGCGCGCATGAAAAGCATTGGCTTCACCAAACCGATTTACCGTATTCCAAGCCAGCTGATTGGCAAAAGCGGCTCAGGCCTGCAACCGACCGTTGACTCTTTAAAAGGGAAAAACATCGGCGTGTTGCAGGGCTCAGTGCAGGAAACCTTCGCCAAGAAGCATTGGGAACCGCAGGGCGTGACGGTCACCTCTTATCAGGATCAGAACCAGGTTTACAACGACATGGTTGCTGGCCGTCTTGATGGCACGCTGGTGATGTCCGCAGCGGGTCAGTCTGGCTTCCTGGAAAAGCCGCAGGGTAAAGGCTTTGCCTTTGCGGGTGGCGCGGTAGAAGACACGCAGATCCTCGGCGTGGGTATCGGTTTTGGCCTGCGTAAAGACGATGCCAAACGCAAGCAGGAACTGGATGCGGCCATCACCAAAGTTCAGGCTGATGGCACCGTGACCAAGCTGGCGGCGAAATTCTTCCCAGGCATTGATGTTGCAGTTAAAGAATAA
- the pepT gene encoding peptidase T yields MNQQLASQLSTRFYRYLAVTSQSDASAKVLPSTPEQHNMAKMLAEELRELGLQDVVIDEFATVTAVKPGNRPAAPRIGFITHIDTVDVGLSPHIHPQTLRFEGKDLCLNQQEDIWLRTAEHPEINAYHGQDVIFSDGTSVLGADNKAAVTVVMTLMENLTHDTPHGDIVVAFVPDEEIGLRGAKALDLKSRFDVDFAYTIDCCELGEVVYENFNAAAAEIRLTGVTAHPMSGKGVLVNPLLMAMDFVGEFDRFETPEHTEGREGYVWFNDMTANANEARLKASIRDFDLASFEQRKQKIADVAEKIRQQYPTGSVEFTITDTYSNISNAIGEDRRAIDLIFAALEALDITPKVTPMRGGTDGAALSAKGLLTPNFFTGAHNFHSKFEFLPVPSFVKSYLVAEQLCLLAAK; encoded by the coding sequence ATGAATCAGCAACTGGCCAGCCAGCTCAGCACCCGTTTTTACCGTTACCTTGCCGTCACCAGCCAGAGTGATGCCTCGGCTAAGGTTCTGCCCAGCACGCCTGAACAACACAATATGGCGAAAATGCTGGCCGAAGAACTGCGTGAGCTGGGATTACAGGATGTGGTGATTGATGAATTCGCTACCGTCACCGCCGTTAAACCGGGTAACCGCCCTGCTGCACCCCGCATCGGCTTTATCACCCATATTGATACCGTCGACGTTGGTCTGTCTCCGCATATCCATCCGCAGACGTTGCGCTTTGAAGGCAAAGACCTGTGCCTGAATCAGCAAGAAGATATCTGGTTACGCACTGCGGAACACCCGGAAATCAATGCCTATCATGGCCAGGACGTGATCTTCAGTGACGGCACCAGCGTGCTGGGTGCGGATAATAAAGCGGCGGTCACCGTGGTGATGACGCTGATGGAAAATCTGACTCACGACACGCCGCACGGCGATATCGTGGTGGCGTTTGTGCCTGATGAAGAAATCGGCCTGCGTGGGGCGAAAGCCCTCGATCTGAAATCGCGCTTCGATGTCGATTTTGCCTACACCATCGACTGCTGTGAGCTGGGTGAAGTGGTGTATGAAAACTTTAACGCGGCGGCGGCTGAAATCCGGCTGACCGGCGTGACCGCGCACCCAATGTCCGGCAAGGGCGTGCTGGTCAATCCGCTGCTGATGGCAATGGATTTTGTCGGTGAGTTCGACCGTTTCGAAACCCCTGAACATACCGAAGGCCGCGAAGGCTATGTCTGGTTTAATGATATGACCGCCAACGCCAACGAAGCGCGGCTGAAGGCCTCAATTCGTGACTTTGACCTGGCCTCATTTGAGCAGCGTAAACAGAAAATTGCCGATGTGGCCGAGAAAATCCGCCAGCAGTACCCGACCGGTAGCGTGGAATTTACCATTACCGACACCTACAGCAATATCAGCAATGCGATCGGCGAAGATCGTCGCGCCATTGATTTGATCTTTGCCGCACTGGAAGCACTGGATATCACCCCGAAAGTGACGCCAATGCGCGGCGGCACAGACGGCGCGGCGCTTTCCGCTAAAGGGTTGCTGACGCCAAACTTCTTTACCGGTGCGCATAACTTCCATTCGAAGTTTGAGTTCCTGCCGGTGCCCTCGTTTGTGAAGTCCTACCTGGTCGCAGAGCAGCTCTGCCTGCTGGCGGCGAAATAA
- a CDS encoding OsmC family protein yields the protein MTIHKKGQAHWEGDIKQGKGTISTESGALKEQPYGFNTRFEGKPGTNPEELIGAAHSACFSMALSLMLGNAGFTPESIDTVADVSLDKSGDGFKITKIALQSQVKLPGIDSSKFDEIINQAKAGCPVSQVLNAEITLEYKLN from the coding sequence ATGACCATTCATAAGAAAGGGCAGGCGCACTGGGAAGGCGATATTAAGCAGGGTAAAGGCACGATCAGCACCGAAAGCGGCGCGCTGAAAGAGCAGCCATATGGCTTTAATACCCGTTTTGAAGGCAAACCAGGCACTAACCCGGAAGAACTGATTGGCGCGGCCCATTCGGCTTGTTTCTCAATGGCGCTGTCGCTGATGTTAGGCAATGCAGGCTTCACCCCGGAAAGCATCGATACCGTGGCCGATGTGTCACTGGATAAGTCGGGTGATGGTTTTAAAATCACCAAAATTGCCCTGCAAAGCCAGGTCAAACTGCCGGGCATTGATAGCAGCAAATTCGATGAAATTATCAACCAGGCGAAAGCCGGTTGTCCGGTCTCTCAGGTGTTAAACGCTGAGATTACCCTCGAGTACAAGCTGAACTGA
- a CDS encoding ABC transporter substrate-binding protein, producing the protein MRKSVLRTAVAALALVVASGAAAKTLVFCSEGSPENFNPQLYTSGTSVDASAVPVYNRLVDFKVGTTELIPSLAESWDISPDGKTYTFHLRKGVKFQSNKAFKPTRDFNADDVIFSFMRQKDPKNPYHNVSNGTYANFESLEFGSLIQNIEKVDDNTVRFTLAHAEAPFLADLGWYFASILSAEYADAMLKAGTPEKVDQVPIGTGPFELVQYQKDSRILFKSFPEYWQGKAKLDRLVFAITPDASVRLAKLEKNECQVMPFPNPADLPRMKENKDLVLMQKPGLNTGFLAFNTQKPPMDNVKVRQALTMAINKPAIIQAVFQGTGTAAKNLLPPGVWSADQDLKDYDYDPEKAKTLLKEAGIKPGTTIELWAMPVQRPYNPNARRMAEMIQADWAKVGVNAKIVSFEWGEYLKRVKDGDHQAALMGWTTATGDPDNFFGPLFSCTSANGGSNSSKWCYKPFDTLITEARSEQDHNKRIQLYRQAQQIMHDQAPAVMIAHSTIFEPVRKEVTGYEIDPFGKHIFYQVDMK; encoded by the coding sequence ATGAGAAAATCAGTATTAAGGACGGCAGTCGCCGCGTTGGCGTTGGTTGTGGCTTCTGGGGCCGCGGCGAAAACGCTGGTGTTCTGTTCGGAAGGATCGCCGGAAAACTTTAACCCGCAGTTATACACCTCAGGGACCAGCGTTGATGCCAGCGCCGTGCCGGTATATAACCGGCTGGTGGATTTTAAAGTGGGCACCACAGAACTGATCCCTAGTCTGGCAGAGAGCTGGGATATCAGCCCCGATGGTAAAACCTACACCTTCCATCTGCGGAAAGGCGTAAAGTTCCAGAGCAATAAAGCCTTCAAACCGACCCGCGACTTCAACGCCGATGACGTGATTTTCTCGTTTATGCGGCAGAAAGATCCAAAAAACCCGTACCACAATGTCTCTAACGGCACCTACGCCAACTTTGAAAGCCTGGAGTTTGGCTCGCTGATCCAGAATATTGAAAAAGTTGACGACAACACCGTGCGCTTTACGCTGGCCCATGCAGAAGCGCCGTTCCTCGCCGATCTCGGCTGGTACTTTGCCTCGATTCTCTCGGCTGAATACGCTGACGCGATGTTAAAAGCGGGCACGCCAGAGAAGGTCGATCAGGTGCCGATCGGGACCGGACCTTTTGAGCTGGTGCAGTATCAGAAAGATTCGCGCATCCTGTTCAAGTCCTTCCCGGAATACTGGCAGGGTAAAGCCAAGCTGGATCGGCTGGTATTCGCCATCACGCCGGATGCGTCGGTGCGTTTAGCCAAGCTGGAGAAGAACGAGTGTCAGGTGATGCCGTTCCCGAATCCCGCCGATTTGCCGCGCATGAAAGAGAATAAGGATTTGGTGCTGATGCAGAAGCCCGGCCTGAACACCGGTTTCCTCGCATTCAACACGCAAAAGCCGCCGATGGATAACGTTAAGGTCCGTCAGGCGCTGACCATGGCCATCAATAAGCCGGCGATCATTCAGGCGGTCTTCCAGGGAACCGGCACCGCAGCGAAGAATCTGTTGCCGCCGGGCGTGTGGAGTGCCGATCAGGATCTGAAGGATTACGACTACGATCCTGAGAAAGCCAAAACCCTGTTAAAAGAAGCCGGCATCAAGCCGGGCACCACTATCGAGCTGTGGGCAATGCCGGTTCAGCGTCCGTATAACCCGAACGCGCGGCGCATGGCGGAGATGATCCAGGCCGACTGGGCGAAAGTGGGCGTCAATGCCAAAATCGTCAGCTTTGAATGGGGTGAATACCTGAAGCGGGTGAAGGATGGCGATCATCAGGCCGCGCTGATGGGCTGGACCACCGCAACCGGCGATCCGGATAACTTCTTCGGTCCGTTGTTCAGCTGTACCTCGGCCAACGGCGGGTCGAACTCCTCGAAATGGTGTTACAAGCCGTTCGACACGCTGATCACCGAAGCCCGTAGCGAGCAGGATCATAATAAACGCATCCAGCTTTACCGCCAGGCGCAGCAAATCATGCACGATCAGGCCCCTGCGGTGATGATTGCCCATTCGACCATCTTTGAACCGGTACGCAAAGAGGTGACCGGCTATGAGATCGATCCGTTTGGCAAACATATCTTCTATCAGGTTGATATGAAGTAA
- a CDS encoding helix-turn-helix transcriptional regulator, translating to MDSKLLGSYLKDRRAKLNPADFGISPIRRRTPGLRREEVANRANVSATWYTWLEQGRGGSPSAEVLNRIAEALGLTPVEREHLFFLAQQRAPQVHYQAWEPISPQLQRVLDSLEYSPAMVKTPTWDIIAWNEAARAVLKDYSKMAPEQRNILRILFGDPRVKEHMVNWLQDATFAVAAFRSEVMRAGAMDSVQPLIDELCQSSSEFNTIWQNYDVQQYGEGIKHTRLPLVGECNFEYSSFAVDGRADLGLVIYTPSRPIDREKTATLIAHWRQQQRG from the coding sequence GTGGACAGCAAATTACTGGGCAGTTACCTGAAAGATCGGCGGGCGAAGCTGAATCCGGCGGATTTTGGTATTTCCCCGATCCGCCGCCGTACGCCGGGATTGCGGCGGGAGGAAGTGGCCAACCGCGCCAACGTCAGCGCCACCTGGTATACCTGGCTGGAACAAGGCCGCGGCGGCTCGCCTTCGGCTGAAGTGCTCAACCGGATTGCTGAAGCGCTGGGACTGACACCGGTGGAACGCGAACACCTGTTTTTCCTGGCGCAACAGCGCGCGCCGCAGGTGCATTATCAGGCCTGGGAGCCGATATCGCCGCAGCTTCAGCGGGTGCTGGATTCGCTGGAATACAGCCCGGCGATGGTGAAAACCCCGACCTGGGACATCATTGCCTGGAACGAAGCCGCGCGTGCGGTGCTGAAGGACTACAGCAAAATGGCGCCCGAACAGCGGAACATCCTGCGGATCCTGTTTGGCGATCCCCGCGTGAAAGAACATATGGTGAACTGGCTGCAGGATGCCACGTTTGCCGTCGCGGCTTTTCGATCGGAAGTGATGCGCGCCGGTGCCATGGATTCCGTGCAGCCATTGATTGATGAGCTTTGCCAGAGCAGTAGCGAATTCAACACCATCTGGCAAAATTATGATGTTCAGCAGTACGGCGAGGGCATCAAACATACGCGCCTGCCGTTAGTGGGCGAGTGCAATTTCGAATACTCTTCGTTTGCCGTTGATGGCCGCGCCGATCTGGGCCTGGTGATTTATACCCCTTCCCGGCCGATCGACCGGGAAAAAACCGCCACGCTGATCGCTCACTGGCGTCAACAGCAAAGGGGATAA
- a CDS encoding LysR family transcriptional regulator, with the protein MHSSEIRYFLAVANCGSLSAASQQLFVAVSAISRQIQKLEAEIGAPLFDRHARGMVLNDAGKIFENHVRRSLMDMEHAMAEIKGLKAVRRTALRIACTDGMAFSLLPALCSQFRHLNPSVSFNLTVGSALEVAEILRRGECDVAFQFSLQPERGVDVVASFPAPVLIVMQQSHPLAKKAFTLKDLQAFPVALPDQGTTVRQLFELSCQMSGTFIEPAITCNNFSTLYFFLQQNPQAITICSQFTVLYQAKEHGLALRSIGIDQLTQRTLQVQTVNGRQRSAALNLFLTFVSEQLQQQNEFFRSEYGF; encoded by the coding sequence ATGCACAGTTCTGAAATTCGCTATTTTCTGGCCGTCGCCAACTGCGGCTCATTGAGTGCCGCCAGCCAACAATTGTTTGTCGCGGTTTCGGCCATCAGTCGCCAGATCCAGAAGCTTGAAGCGGAAATCGGCGCCCCGCTGTTCGACAGACATGCGCGCGGTATGGTGCTGAACGATGCCGGGAAGATTTTTGAAAATCATGTGCGCCGGAGCCTGATGGATATGGAACATGCGATGGCGGAAATCAAAGGGCTGAAAGCGGTGAGAAGAACCGCGCTGCGTATTGCCTGCACTGACGGCATGGCGTTCAGCCTGCTGCCCGCGCTCTGTTCGCAGTTTCGTCATCTGAATCCGTCGGTCAGTTTTAATCTGACCGTGGGCAGCGCGCTGGAAGTGGCGGAGATCCTGCGCCGGGGAGAGTGTGATGTTGCTTTTCAGTTCAGCCTGCAGCCGGAAAGAGGCGTCGATGTCGTGGCCTCTTTCCCTGCGCCGGTATTGATCGTGATGCAACAGTCCCATCCGCTGGCGAAAAAGGCGTTTACCCTAAAGGATTTGCAGGCCTTCCCCGTGGCGTTACCCGATCAGGGCACCACCGTCCGCCAGCTGTTTGAGCTCTCCTGCCAGATGAGCGGTACTTTTATCGAGCCGGCGATCACCTGCAATAATTTCAGTACGCTCTATTTTTTCCTGCAGCAAAACCCGCAGGCAATCACCATTTGCAGCCAGTTTACCGTGCTTTATCAGGCCAAAGAGCACGGTCTGGCATTACGGTCTATCGGCATCGATCAGCTCACCCAGCGCACGCTTCAGGTCCAAACGGTTAACGGCCGCCAGCGATCCGCAGCGCTGAATCTGTTTCTCACCTTTGTCAGTGAGCAGTTGCAGCAGCAGAATGAATTTTTCCGTAGCGAGTATGGGTTCTGA
- a CDS encoding M20 family metallopeptidase → MTGEQAVAQATAYFDSGEFKQVLARRVALRTESQRNDRDEELQRYLDEEIAPAMQALGFTLTQLENPSAHARPFLVASRIEDAALPTLLCYGHGDVVFGDDENWREGLDPWQLTEEGDRWYGRGSADNKGQHTVNIAALEQIFRARGGKLGFNCTFLFEMGEEISSPGLAQICAENPELLKADIFIASDGPRLNAQRPTLFLGSRGAVNVRLSIHARDRDYHSGNWGGLLTNPGTQLANALACVVNQHGQLQVAALKPPAISAAVREILSDIDVLDSTDGPQIEVNWGEAGLTPTERLYGWNTFEVLSLLTGNPERPMNAIPGKATAVCQLRFVVGTDWENIAQHLRQHLDSHGFSQVEVEVLRGSPATRLDPRDPLVDWALQAMSSISGKKPALLPNLGGSLPNDVFAKILGLPTLWVPHSYPSCGQHAVDEHMLKSIAREGLQMMTQLLWELGEKGADLLASHQQYQQQEKTV, encoded by the coding sequence ATGACGGGTGAACAGGCAGTGGCGCAGGCCACAGCGTATTTTGATAGCGGCGAATTTAAACAGGTACTGGCACGACGCGTTGCCTTGCGTACTGAAAGTCAGCGCAACGATCGTGACGAAGAACTGCAGCGCTACCTTGATGAAGAGATTGCCCCGGCGATGCAGGCGCTTGGGTTTACGCTGACCCAGCTTGAAAATCCCAGCGCACACGCACGCCCTTTTTTAGTGGCCAGCAGAATCGAAGATGCAGCCTTACCTACGCTGCTGTGTTACGGACATGGCGATGTGGTATTTGGCGATGATGAAAACTGGCGCGAGGGACTGGATCCCTGGCAGCTGACCGAAGAGGGCGACCGCTGGTACGGCCGTGGCAGTGCCGATAATAAAGGACAGCACACGGTAAACATCGCGGCGCTTGAGCAAATCTTCCGCGCGCGCGGCGGCAAGCTGGGTTTTAACTGCACGTTCCTGTTTGAAATGGGTGAAGAGATCAGCTCACCTGGCCTGGCGCAAATCTGTGCCGAAAACCCAGAATTGCTGAAGGCCGATATCTTTATTGCTTCTGATGGTCCACGGCTGAATGCGCAGCGCCCAACGCTGTTCCTCGGATCGCGTGGCGCGGTAAACGTCCGACTCAGTATCCATGCGCGCGACCGCGATTATCATTCCGGTAACTGGGGCGGTTTACTGACCAATCCGGGAACTCAACTGGCTAACGCGCTGGCCTGCGTGGTCAATCAACATGGTCAGCTTCAGGTTGCAGCGCTCAAACCGCCGGCGATCTCCGCTGCCGTGCGGGAAATCCTCAGTGATATTGATGTTCTGGACAGCACCGATGGCCCGCAGATTGAGGTTAACTGGGGCGAAGCCGGGTTGACGCCAACCGAACGCTTATACGGCTGGAATACCTTCGAAGTGCTCTCACTCCTGACCGGTAATCCAGAAAGGCCAATGAATGCCATTCCCGGCAAAGCTACGGCGGTGTGCCAGCTGCGTTTTGTGGTCGGCACCGACTGGGAAAATATCGCTCAGCATCTGCGTCAGCATCTCGACAGTCATGGCTTCAGCCAGGTTGAGGTGGAGGTACTGCGAGGATCGCCTGCAACCCGGCTTGACCCACGCGATCCGCTGGTGGACTGGGCGCTTCAGGCGATGTCCTCGATTAGCGGGAAAAAACCGGCGCTGTTACCCAACCTCGGCGGCTCGCTGCCAAATGATGTCTTCGCTAAAATCCTCGGCTTGCCGACGTTATGGGTGCCGCATTCCTATCCCTCCTGCGGTCAGCATGCCGTTGATGAACATATGCTGAAATCCATTGCCCGCGAAGGGCTGCAAATGATGACCCAGCTGTTGTGGGAGCTGGGCGAGAAGGGCGCGGATCTGCTGGCCAGCCATCAACAGTATCAGCAGCAGGAGAAGACGGTATGA